The following coding sequences lie in one Treponema sp. OMZ 790 genomic window:
- a CDS encoding ABC transporter ATP-binding protein: MEDKTKKLKVNYRFFLSYLKYCKAYVLAAFIAVGIFIASSAYLPVISANVINADLANMIDLKAFLFRHALLFLGTAVLFFLSMYIKNLLFRKIANTACEHIQMDMAGHLLNLKMKHFDEMTSGNIMSRFSSDVNAVGDLYFLVLGEVFSVVLLSIVLYIRLAFMSPYLFGASFAYLPVVYFLARYYLKKSDKPTRDHRSSIGELSGFFNESINSIETVQAFCAEEKIEKEFDTFNLPAYKAKRKMLLLSALFSWNIIARIRTLVYAALLGVFGYLHFQGAHFLVGTLVIVISYNKEITDVFLKLFMQMNIYKNAFVAAGRVSEIINYEHERTNGAPHSPLGNIKFSNTQFGYREDTPILKGLDFTSEDGKTMAFVGKTGCGKSTIMNLILGFYENSGGQVLIDGEDIRSLELKTLRSKIAVVLQEPYLFTGTLFDNISLNDPFITRDACEKALKAVGGINLIRRSEKGLDTEVNENGKNFSEGERQIICFARAMVRDPKILILDEATANIDTETEKLINAGIEVLKKGRTTLIIAHRLSTVKNADIINVIDDGKLLESGTHEELIALNSKYAEWYRLQK; encoded by the coding sequence ATGGAAGATAAGACAAAAAAACTTAAAGTAAATTACAGATTTTTTCTTTCGTATTTAAAATACTGCAAGGCTTATGTTTTGGCGGCTTTTATTGCCGTAGGCATTTTTATTGCATCCTCTGCATACCTTCCCGTAATTTCGGCAAACGTTATAAATGCCGACCTTGCAAATATGATCGATTTAAAAGCTTTTTTATTTAGGCACGCTCTTTTGTTTTTGGGAACAGCCGTTTTATTCTTTTTGTCGATGTACATAAAAAACCTGCTTTTCAGAAAAATTGCCAACACCGCCTGTGAGCATATTCAAATGGACATGGCCGGTCATCTTTTAAATTTAAAGATGAAGCATTTTGATGAAATGACTTCGGGAAATATAATGAGCCGGTTTTCGTCCGATGTAAATGCAGTAGGCGATTTATACTTTTTGGTTTTGGGCGAAGTTTTCAGTGTAGTTTTATTGAGTATCGTTTTATATATCCGCTTGGCTTTTATGAGTCCTTATCTTTTCGGAGCGAGCTTTGCGTATCTGCCGGTTGTTTATTTTCTTGCACGGTACTATTTAAAAAAGAGCGATAAGCCGACACGGGATCACAGGAGCTCAATCGGAGAGTTAAGCGGTTTTTTTAACGAAAGCATTAACTCTATTGAAACTGTGCAGGCCTTTTGTGCCGAAGAAAAAATAGAAAAAGAATTCGATACATTTAATCTTCCGGCATATAAAGCAAAGCGTAAAATGCTTTTACTTTCAGCTCTTTTTTCGTGGAACATTATTGCAAGAATCAGAACTTTAGTTTATGCAGCGCTTTTAGGCGTGTTCGGTTATCTGCATTTTCAGGGAGCTCATTTTCTTGTGGGTACTCTTGTAATCGTTATAAGCTATAACAAAGAAATAACCGATGTCTTTTTAAAATTGTTTATGCAGATGAACATTTACAAAAATGCCTTTGTTGCGGCAGGAAGAGTTTCCGAGATAATCAATTATGAACATGAAAGAACAAACGGCGCTCCTCACTCTCCCTTGGGGAATATAAAATTTTCAAACACCCAGTTCGGATACAGGGAAGATACTCCCATTTTAAAAGGGCTTGATTTTACTTCGGAAGACGGAAAGACAATGGCATTTGTCGGAAAAACCGGCTGCGGAAAATCTACAATTATGAATTTGATTTTAGGTTTTTATGAAAACTCCGGCGGGCAAGTTTTAATTGACGGGGAGGATATACGCTCTCTCGAATTAAAAACTCTGCGCTCAAAAATTGCAGTGGTCTTGCAGGAGCCCTATCTTTTTACCGGAACCCTTTTTGACAATATAAGTTTAAATGATCCTTTTATAACTAGAGATGCTTGCGAAAAAGCCTTAAAAGCTGTGGGCGGTATAAATCTTATAAGACGCTCAGAAAAGGGTTTGGATACGGAAGTAAACGAAAACGGAAAAAACTTTTCGGAAGGTGAAAGACAAATTATCTGCTTTGCCCGAGCCATGGTGCGCGATCCTAAAATTTTAATTTTAGATGAGGCTACTGCAAACATCGACACCGAAACCGAAAAACTTATAAATGCAGGAATCGAAGTTTTAAAGAAAGGACGCACCACACTGATAATTGCACACAGGCTTTCTACCGTAAAAAATGCCGACATAATAAACGTAATTGATGACGGCAAATTATTGGAGTCGGGGACTCATGAAGAACTGATTGCCCTAAATTCCAAATACGCCGAATGGTACAGACTGCAAAAATAG
- a CDS encoding ABC transporter ATP-binding protein: MFKIQKEAGDIFKSIRFKRMFGGLFLLSDEFLTVVPGYYIGLAVDELKNSTMTQSSLIAYVLKIIFFTCLGYFFSAMFMFFIHNSGNKASYLFRKKILSSVLKKTPPFFKKYTSGDILARTSNDVIALENYFSLGFIMMMDSFAYPGVAIFMMSVLISWKLTVAVVLPIPLITLIYFSLGKTIKDRTSKSYAEFSKVNQGILELAEGIKLIRCYVNEQVRLKKLSSIVKNYFSVLYAQVKLTSLLQPCTVFITNLCIIIAFCYGGYLVHAGEITSGNLVSFFVFVGMIAWSGIASGFYLQLQKSGEAAIDRINALIKDNNEFPPMDGKTQIEKVEKISFKNFSFAYSDSEKKVLQDVSLEVSQGQILGITGKTGSGKTSLIKQFFSLYPQNENIFINNLPLKDCDVFSFRNKTVYVSQRPELLSGTVCENLCFYTQNIEKEKILKVLETADVKSDIEKLANGIDSKIGEKGVMLSGGQRQRIALARALLKEPQVLILDDAISAVDADTEVKIIENLKKSSSFNICIISAHRLSAVQHADKIIVLDEGKIIQQGTHEELIKAGGWYAEQFEYQHSHSAELIQKEDSYLQIDKIDGGKNDGR; this comes from the coding sequence ATGTTTAAGATACAAAAAGAAGCAGGTGATATTTTTAAATCTATCAGATTTAAAAGAATGTTTGGAGGTTTGTTTTTACTTTCGGATGAATTTTTGACTGTTGTACCGGGATACTACATAGGCCTTGCAGTAGACGAGCTAAAAAATTCTACGATGACCCAAAGCTCTCTTATTGCATACGTGCTAAAAATAATTTTTTTCACTTGTCTTGGATATTTCTTTTCTGCCATGTTCATGTTTTTTATTCATAATTCGGGGAACAAGGCTTCTTATCTTTTTAGAAAAAAAATACTTTCTTCGGTTTTAAAAAAGACTCCGCCGTTTTTTAAAAAATATACCTCAGGAGATATTTTGGCAAGGACTTCAAACGATGTTATTGCGCTGGAAAATTATTTTTCCTTGGGCTTTATAATGATGATGGATTCTTTTGCTTATCCCGGAGTTGCAATTTTTATGATGTCGGTTTTAATTTCGTGGAAGCTGACCGTTGCAGTCGTCCTTCCGATTCCGCTTATAACTCTTATTTATTTTTCTTTGGGTAAAACAATAAAGGATAGAACGAGTAAATCCTATGCGGAATTTTCCAAGGTCAATCAGGGTATTTTGGAACTTGCTGAGGGAATAAAACTTATACGCTGTTATGTGAACGAACAAGTCAGGTTAAAAAAACTTTCTTCGATTGTCAAAAATTATTTTTCGGTTTTGTATGCTCAAGTTAAACTTACATCTCTTTTGCAGCCCTGTACGGTTTTTATTACAAACCTATGTATCATAATTGCGTTTTGCTACGGCGGTTATCTTGTTCATGCAGGCGAAATTACTTCAGGCAATCTTGTTTCATTTTTTGTTTTTGTCGGAATGATTGCATGGAGCGGAATCGCAAGCGGTTTTTATTTGCAGCTGCAAAAATCGGGAGAAGCTGCTATCGACAGAATAAATGCTCTTATAAAAGATAATAACGAATTCCCTCCGATGGACGGAAAAACTCAAATTGAAAAGGTAGAAAAAATCTCTTTTAAAAATTTCAGCTTCGCATATTCCGATTCAGAAAAAAAAGTTTTGCAGGATGTTTCACTTGAAGTTTCGCAAGGACAAATTTTAGGAATTACCGGTAAAACGGGTTCCGGTAAAACAAGTTTGATAAAACAGTTTTTCAGCCTGTATCCTCAAAATGAAAACATCTTTATAAACAATCTTCCTTTAAAAGATTGCGATGTTTTTTCTTTTAGAAACAAAACAGTTTATGTAAGTCAGCGTCCTGAACTTTTATCGGGAACCGTCTGCGAAAACCTTTGTTTTTATACACAGAATATCGAAAAAGAAAAAATACTAAAAGTTTTGGAAACGGCTGACGTAAAAAGCGACATCGAAAAACTTGCAAACGGAATCGATTCAAAAATAGGAGAAAAGGGCGTTATGCTTTCAGGAGGACAGAGGCAAAGAATAGCTCTTGCCCGCGCCCTTCTTAAAGAACCGCAAGTTTTAATTTTAGATGATGCAATTTCCGCAGTTGATGCGGACACCGAAGTTAAGATTATCGAAAACTTGAAAAAATCTTCTTCATTTAATATTTGCATTATATCGGCACACCGCCTTTCGGCTGTTCAACATGCAGACAAAATAATTGTACTTGATGAAGGCAAAATTATTCAGCAAGGAACCCATGAAGAACTTATAAAAGCCGGCGGCTGGTATGCAGAGCAATTTGAGTACCAACACAGCCATTCTGCGGAGCTCATACAAAAAGAAGATTCCTATTTACAAATTGACAAAATTGACGGAGGAAAAAACGATGGAAGATAA
- a CDS encoding dicarboxylate/amino acid:cation symporter, translating to MNKKLVWMIFIAFILGLVVGIVLWQTGVDVGGYVTWVSPFGNILVSMLKMIVIPVIFLSLISGAASLPTKEFGKIGVKVIIWYFVTSLFAAIVGSFLALAFNPGSGTSHAEWASLMSMGSAEVTPASAGSLADVFLGMFQNPFKALAQGNFLAIIVFAIAFGIALKIISEKNDVKLQEGAKLFLNIVETCKETVFKMVDWILAYSPIGVFCLTSVNFAQYGSKLFGPYVMLTLGVVIGILAMVFVVYPVMIAISTRKNPIKIMMQIREPMLTAFVTRSSAASLPVSLRTAKETLHISDNLSSFSLPLGSTVNMDGVCVHLPMFAVLAANMFGADIGFTALLVLVITTVLASVGAGGVPGGSLMLLFIILQNMNLDPAQIAVIVGLALGINPILDMFETMNNVAGDLVCTYCVADMSGMIENEEKK from the coding sequence ATGAATAAAAAGCTCGTATGGATGATTTTTATAGCATTCATCCTTGGTTTGGTTGTCGGTATCGTCCTTTGGCAAACAGGTGTCGATGTTGGCGGTTATGTAACTTGGGTATCGCCTTTTGGAAATATCCTTGTATCTATGTTAAAGATGATCGTTATTCCGGTTATCTTTTTGTCTCTTATTTCCGGTGCGGCTTCTTTACCGACAAAGGAATTCGGTAAGATAGGCGTTAAGGTTATAATTTGGTATTTTGTTACTTCTCTGTTTGCAGCGATTGTAGGATCCTTCCTTGCTCTCGCCTTTAATCCGGGATCGGGAACTTCTCATGCCGAATGGGCAAGTTTAATGAGTATGGGATCGGCCGAGGTTACTCCGGCTTCCGCAGGTTCTCTTGCCGATGTATTTTTGGGTATGTTTCAAAACCCATTTAAGGCTCTTGCTCAAGGTAACTTCTTAGCTATTATCGTTTTTGCCATTGCTTTCGGAATCGCGTTAAAAATAATTTCCGAAAAGAATGATGTAAAATTGCAGGAAGGTGCAAAACTGTTTTTAAATATTGTTGAAACTTGTAAAGAAACCGTATTTAAGATGGTTGACTGGATATTGGCTTATTCTCCCATAGGTGTATTTTGTTTGACTTCCGTAAACTTTGCACAATACGGTTCAAAACTTTTCGGTCCCTATGTAATGCTGACCCTCGGTGTTGTTATAGGTATTCTTGCAATGGTGTTTGTTGTTTACCCTGTAATGATTGCAATTTCGACGCGCAAAAATCCGATTAAGATTATGATGCAGATACGAGAGCCCATGCTGACAGCCTTTGTTACCCGAAGCTCTGCAGCCTCTCTTCCCGTATCTTTGAGAACGGCAAAAGAAACCTTACACATAAGCGATAATCTTTCATCGTTTTCGCTTCCCCTCGGTTCAACCGTAAACATGGACGGTGTATGCGTTCACCTGCCTATGTTTGCAGTTTTGGCTGCAAATATGTTCGGAGCGGATATCGGGTTTACAGCCCTCTTGGTTTTGGTCATTACAACGGTTCTTGCCTCAGTCGGAGCGGGCGGTGTTCCGGGCGGAAGCTTGATGCTTTTATTCATTATTTTGCAAAATATGAATTTAGATCCGGCACAGATAGCTGTCATCGTAGGTCTTGCCCTCGGTATCAATCCTATCCTCGATATGTTTGAAACGATGAACAATGTCGCCGGAGACTTGGTATGTACCTACTGTGTTGCCGATATGTCGGGAATGATTGAAAATGAAGAAAAAAAATAA
- a CDS encoding aminopeptidase, translated as MDFKRNIEKYVELILKVGLNIQKGDGIFVLVNEHSIGMVREVTKQAYKMGAKDVIYDFSDDEMTLARYAYGDESIFKEMPKFKIDYMEAAYKNNYHRLAIVADNPELLKNADAKKVSEWNKTRAIASKPIMKYTMENHVKWCVAAHPTPAWAKSVFPELPEDQALAKLWKKVFDATRVSMDDPVAAWKEHDAALKKHQNFLNEMAFEKLLYKGPGTDLEVYLTEGHLWVGGSGKSTRGDVFMANIPTEEVFSMPHAFKVNGKLKATKPLAARGRIINDFHFTFKDGKVVDFDAKEGKDVLQSLLDSDEGASRLGEVALVADNSPISNTGILFKNTLFDENASCHFAIGNAYSENIKGGADFSDEDKKKIGMNNSIIHVDFMVGGPELSVIGVKKDGTQVEILKNGNWAI; from the coding sequence ATGGATTTTAAACGCAATATAGAAAAATATGTTGAGCTTATTTTAAAAGTCGGCCTTAATATACAAAAGGGCGACGGAATTTTTGTGCTTGTAAACGAACACTCAATCGGCATGGTTCGGGAAGTTACAAAGCAGGCTTATAAGATGGGAGCCAAGGATGTTATCTATGATTTTTCGGATGATGAGATGACTCTTGCCCGCTACGCCTACGGCGATGAAAGTATTTTTAAGGAAATGCCCAAATTTAAAATCGACTACATGGAGGCAGCCTATAAAAATAACTATCACCGTCTTGCCATAGTCGCTGACAATCCCGAGCTCTTAAAAAATGCCGATGCAAAAAAAGTCTCGGAATGGAATAAAACAAGGGCCATAGCATCAAAGCCCATAATGAAATATACAATGGAAAACCATGTAAAGTGGTGCGTCGCAGCCCACCCCACTCCGGCTTGGGCAAAATCGGTCTTCCCCGAATTACCCGAAGACCAAGCCCTTGCCAAACTTTGGAAAAAGGTTTTCGATGCAACAAGGGTCAGCATGGACGATCCTGTCGCCGCATGGAAAGAACACGATGCAGCCCTAAAAAAGCATCAAAACTTTTTAAACGAAATGGCCTTTGAAAAACTTTTATACAAGGGCCCGGGAACCGACTTGGAAGTATACCTTACCGAAGGTCACCTCTGGGTAGGCGGATCAGGCAAGAGCACCCGAGGCGATGTATTTATGGCCAATATTCCGACCGAAGAAGTTTTCTCGATGCCCCATGCCTTTAAGGTAAACGGAAAACTAAAAGCCACCAAACCCTTGGCAGCCAGAGGAAGAATCATCAACGATTTCCACTTTACATTTAAAGACGGAAAGGTTGTAGACTTCGATGCCAAGGAAGGAAAGGACGTGCTTCAATCTCTATTAGATTCCGATGAGGGCGCAAGCCGTCTTGGAGAAGTCGCTCTGGTTGCAGACAATTCCCCCATCAGCAACACAGGTATCCTTTTTAAAAACACCCTCTTTGACGAAAACGCTTCCTGCCACTTTGCCATAGGAAATGCCTACAGCGAAAATATAAAAGGAGGAGCGGACTTTTCAGACGAAGACAAGAAAAAAATAGGAATGAACAATTCTATTATACACGTAGACTTCATGGTCGGAGGCCCCGAACTTTCTGTTATAGGCGTTAAAAAAGACGGAACCCAAGTCGAAATCCTAAAAAACGGAAACTGGGCAATATAA
- a CDS encoding rod-binding protein encodes MEVNKIQINQTGREDVKNSLINKKEIPSSVKSQQNFGQMLETLRGSERASSVISNIQGESSASVSGLKTGQLFDTRLPGDILKSMKIENPVPADTHREIQGMASSFGKSGETVHSKYSIDRTSKLYEQALEFESYFVKIMLDSMRSTLSGKTLAGDESFAGKMYQDMMYDELGRSMTKNAGFGLADQIYLELSGKK; translated from the coding sequence ATGGAAGTAAACAAAATACAAATAAATCAAACGGGAAGGGAAGACGTAAAAAATTCTTTGATAAATAAAAAAGAAATTCCGTCTTCCGTAAAATCTCAACAAAATTTTGGTCAAATGCTTGAAACTTTGAGAGGTTCCGAAAGAGCTTCTTCCGTTATTTCAAATATTCAGGGAGAAAGTTCTGCTTCCGTCTCAGGCCTAAAAACGGGACAGCTCTTTGATACCCGCCTTCCCGGTGATATTTTAAAATCCATGAAGATAGAAAATCCCGTTCCGGCCGATACGCACAGGGAGATTCAAGGTATGGCCTCCTCCTTCGGAAAGTCGGGCGAAACGGTTCACTCAAAATACTCGATTGACAGAACGAGTAAGCTTTACGAGCAGGCCCTTGAGTTTGAATCCTACTTTGTAAAAATAATGCTCGACTCGATGCGGAGCACCTTGTCAGGTAAAACCCTTGCAGGGGATGAATCCTTTGCCGGAAAGATGTACCAAGACATGATGTATGATGAGCTCGGCCGCAGCATGACTAAAAACGCCGGCTTCGGCCTAGCCGATCAAATCTATCTTGAGCTTTCAGGAAAAAAGTAG
- the flgG gene encoding flagellar basal-body rod protein FlgG encodes MVRSLWTAATGMNTQQANIDTVANNLANVNTSGFKKQRAEFEDLIYQTVKTAGTPATEDTITPVGVQMGHGARLAATQRIFEQGSLQNTGVTSDIAIQGEGFFRVLQYDGTYAYTRDGSFKVDADRQLVTSNGLRVLPEIIFPEGYRENTITVSRDGRVTVKVGDIDEPIEVGQIELYRFQNNAGLSAEGTNLFRQTPASGAAIPGRPGFNGFGKTEHKFLEMSNVSTVSEMVNMIVAQRAYEFNSKAIQTSDNMLGTAVSLKR; translated from the coding sequence ATGGTTAGAAGTTTATGGACAGCCGCAACAGGCATGAACACTCAGCAGGCAAATATCGACACGGTTGCAAACAACTTGGCAAACGTAAACACAAGCGGCTTTAAAAAGCAGAGGGCTGAATTTGAAGACCTCATCTATCAGACGGTAAAGACTGCAGGAACCCCTGCTACCGAAGATACAATTACCCCGGTAGGAGTTCAGATGGGGCACGGTGCAAGGCTTGCCGCCACTCAAAGAATATTTGAACAAGGCTCCTTACAAAATACGGGAGTAACAAGCGATATTGCAATTCAGGGTGAAGGCTTTTTTAGAGTTCTTCAATATGACGGAACCTATGCTTACACAAGGGACGGCTCTTTTAAAGTAGATGCTGACCGCCAGCTTGTTACTTCAAACGGTTTGCGCGTTTTGCCCGAAATCATCTTCCCAGAAGGGTATAGAGAGAATACGATTACTGTCAGCAGAGACGGCCGTGTTACCGTTAAGGTCGGCGACATAGACGAACCGATTGAAGTAGGTCAGATAGAGCTTTACCGCTTTCAAAATAATGCAGGTCTTTCAGCCGAGGGTACAAACCTTTTTAGGCAGACCCCTGCCTCAGGTGCGGCCATTCCTGGCCGGCCAGGTTTTAACGGCTTCGGAAAAACCGAGCACAAGTTTTTGGAAATGTCAAACGTTTCAACCGTAAGCGAGATGGTAAACATGATTGTTGCCCAAAGAGCTTATGAGTTCAATTCAAAGGCTATCCAGACAAGCGACAATATGCTCGGCACTGCAGTAAGTTTAAAACGATAA
- the flgF gene encoding flagellar basal-body rod protein FlgF, which yields MVRGWYTAASGMLAQQRQLDVISNNLANLDTTSFKRDVSVQKSFPELLLRRLNDDGVIKNPFGSTDIAPIIGKLGLGVETNEIFTEFEQGSLKQTSSPADLALEGQGFFAVETPYGEKYTRNGNFMVGVEGYLMTKEGYPVIGENGRIFLQDMEYKINQDGQIHVRPITEPESDSVYLDRLKIVEFENDRYLSKNGSSFYLDTPLSGKAIAAEGPARPVVVQGFIEASNVNVVNEMVRMIEVNRAYEANQKSIQAEDTMMAKLWNEAVKR from the coding sequence ATGGTAAGAGGTTGGTATACTGCGGCGAGCGGAATGCTTGCACAGCAGCGTCAGTTGGATGTTATTTCAAATAATTTGGCTAATTTGGATACAACCAGTTTTAAAAGAGATGTTTCAGTTCAAAAGTCTTTTCCCGAATTGCTTTTAAGAAGGCTGAACGATGACGGAGTTATAAAGAATCCTTTCGGTTCGACCGACATAGCTCCTATTATAGGAAAACTTGGGCTCGGTGTTGAAACCAACGAGATTTTTACCGAGTTTGAACAAGGTTCTTTAAAACAGACAAGTTCTCCGGCTGATTTGGCCTTGGAAGGGCAGGGCTTTTTTGCCGTTGAAACACCTTACGGCGAAAAGTATACCCGCAACGGAAACTTCATGGTCGGTGTTGAAGGCTATCTTATGACCAAGGAAGGCTATCCGGTTATTGGAGAAAACGGACGCATCTTTTTACAGGACATGGAATATAAGATTAACCAAGACGGACAAATCCATGTACGCCCCATTACCGAACCCGAAAGCGATTCAGTTTATTTGGACCGCTTAAAAATAGTTGAATTTGAAAATGACAGATATTTGAGCAAAAACGGATCAAGCTTTTATTTGGACACGCCTCTTTCCGGTAAGGCTATTGCCGCCGAAGGACCGGCCCGTCCCGTTGTGGTTCAGGGCTTTATCGAGGCTTCCAATGTAAATGTAGTAAACGAAATGGTTAGGATGATAGAAGTGAACAGGGCCTACGAGGCCAATCAAAAATCCATTCAGGCCGAAGATACGATGATGGCCAAGTTGTGGAACGAAGCAGTTAAAAGATAG
- a CDS encoding flagellin gives MIINHNMSAMFSQRTLGHTNLMNQKNIEKLSSGLRINRAGDDASGLAVSEKMRSQIRGLNQASANAQNGISFIQVAEAFLQETTDVIQRIRELSVQSSNGIYSAEDRLYIQVEVSQLIAEVDRIASHAQFNGMNMLTGRFARETGENTVTASMWFHIGANMDQRTRAYIGTMTAKALGVRNIGDETIMTIETPEKANRAIGTLDEAIKKINKQRADLGAYQNRLELTVVGINIAAENLQASESRIRDVDMAKEMVDYTKNQILTQSGTAMLAQANQATQSVMTLLR, from the coding sequence ATGATCATTAATCACAACATGAGCGCTATGTTTTCACAGAGGACATTGGGTCACACCAATTTAATGAACCAAAAAAACATAGAAAAACTTTCTTCAGGTTTACGTATTAACCGAGCGGGCGATGATGCATCCGGTTTGGCAGTATCCGAAAAAATGAGAAGCCAGATTCGCGGTTTGAACCAAGCAAGTGCCAACGCACAAAACGGCATTTCGTTTATTCAAGTTGCAGAAGCTTTCCTTCAGGAAACCACAGATGTTATTCAGAGAATCCGCGAACTCAGCGTTCAGTCTTCCAACGGTATTTACTCGGCAGAAGACCGCTTGTACATTCAGGTTGAAGTATCTCAGCTCATCGCTGAAGTAGACCGAATTGCAAGCCATGCACAGTTCAACGGTATGAATATGCTTACCGGAAGATTTGCTCGAGAAACCGGAGAAAACACCGTTACTGCTTCTATGTGGTTCCACATCGGTGCCAACATGGATCAGAGAACAAGGGCTTACATTGGAACAATGACAGCTAAGGCTCTCGGCGTTCGCAATATCGGAGATGAAACGATTATGACTATCGAGACACCCGAAAAAGCCAACCGCGCTATCGGTACCCTTGATGAAGCCATCAAGAAAATCAACAAACAAAGAGCTGACCTTGGTGCATACCAGAACAGACTTGAGCTCACTGTTGTAGGTATCAATATCGCAGCAGAAAACCTCCAAGCCTCCGAATCACGAATCCGTGACGTAGACATGGCTAAGGAGATGGTAGATTATACCAAAAACCAGATTCTCACACAGTCCGGTACAGCAATGCTTGCACAGGCAAATCAGGCAACTCAAAGTGTCATGACCTTGTTAAGGTAA
- a CDS encoding orotate phosphoribosyltransferase, with translation MHKDEQKIKEVQTKYGSLLAKTAFELGALKLSPNDPFTWASGYRMPIYNDNRRFLAKPEMRRAIAEAFAELLKAVDFDPEWLAGTATAGIPHSVSLGDILQKSVSYVRSGGKDHGLKNQIEGLGADPDYKGAGVLVVEDLISTGGSSIKAVEAVRNANGKVPFCFAIFSYGFAEAEKAFAGLNPPCIPVTILNYDIMLDEAVKQNYISEENKKSLAEWRLDPFGWGEKHGFPKA, from the coding sequence ATGCACAAAGATGAACAAAAAATTAAAGAGGTTCAAACAAAATACGGGTCCCTTCTTGCTAAAACGGCATTTGAGTTAGGAGCCCTAAAACTTTCGCCTAATGACCCTTTTACTTGGGCTTCAGGATACAGGATGCCCATTTATAACGACAACCGCCGCTTTTTGGCCAAGCCTGAAATGCGCCGCGCTATAGCCGAAGCCTTTGCAGAACTCTTAAAAGCTGTTGACTTTGATCCCGAATGGCTTGCAGGAACTGCTACTGCCGGCATCCCTCATTCCGTAAGCTTAGGCGACATCTTACAAAAAAGCGTTTCCTATGTGCGCTCAGGCGGAAAAGATCACGGTTTAAAAAATCAAATCGAGGGCTTGGGTGCCGATCCCGATTATAAGGGTGCCGGAGTCCTTGTGGTCGAAGATTTAATTTCGACAGGGGGAAGCTCCATAAAGGCCGTTGAGGCTGTGCGCAATGCAAACGGAAAGGTTCCCTTTTGTTTTGCCATCTTTTCTTACGGATTTGCAGAAGCCGAAAAAGCCTTTGCCGGGCTGAATCCTCCTTGTATTCCGGTTACTATTTTAAACTACGATATTATGCTGGATGAGGCCGTAAAGCAAAACTATATAAGCGAAGAGAATAAAAAGAGCTTGGCCGAGTGGAGGCTTGATCCCTTCGGTTGGGGCGAAAAGCACGGCTTCCCAAAGGCCTAA
- a CDS encoding NAD(P)-dependent oxidoreductase produces the protein MKVENCDVGFIGLGVMGKSMAERLRSAGAKMHVFTRTKKSAEEILSKGALWYDDPASLAPNCKIIFTIVGYPQDVEQTYFGEKGLLNTAKPGTIFVDMTTSSPILAKKIYDEAKKKECFSVDAPVSGGDIGAKNGTLSIMAGGDESAFKELDPFFACMGKTWALQGSAGAGQHTKMANQIAVAANLFGAVEAVCYAEAAGLDPQKMLSAIGGGAAGSWQILNNGPKMLQKDFAPGFYIKHFLKDLNITLNVAKELKLHIPVLELAQNFFNKMNEEGYAEKGTQAIYEYYKTI, from the coding sequence ATGAAAGTAGAAAATTGTGATGTAGGCTTTATAGGCCTCGGTGTTATGGGAAAAAGCATGGCCGAACGATTAAGATCGGCCGGAGCTAAGATGCACGTTTTTACGCGCACAAAAAAATCTGCCGAAGAGATTCTTTCAAAGGGTGCACTTTGGTATGATGACCCGGCAAGTCTTGCGCCGAATTGTAAAATTATCTTTACCATTGTCGGCTATCCGCAAGATGTTGAACAAACATATTTCGGAGAAAAGGGTTTATTAAACACTGCAAAGCCCGGAACAATCTTTGTAGATATGACAACTTCAAGTCCGATCTTGGCAAAAAAGATTTACGATGAGGCAAAGAAAAAAGAATGTTTTTCCGTTGATGCTCCCGTTTCGGGCGGAGACATAGGGGCTAAAAACGGAACCCTTTCGATTATGGCCGGAGGGGATGAATCTGCCTTTAAAGAGCTGGATCCTTTCTTTGCCTGTATGGGAAAAACTTGGGCATTGCAGGGCAGTGCCGGGGCAGGGCAGCACACCAAGATGGCAAACCAAATAGCCGTAGCCGCAAACCTTTTCGGTGCGGTCGAAGCCGTCTGCTATGCAGAAGCCGCAGGCCTTGATCCTCAAAAAATGCTTTCGGCTATCGGAGGCGGAGCTGCCGGAAGCTGGCAGATTTTAAACAACGGGCCTAAGATGCTTCAAAAGGACTTTGCTCCCGGCTTTTACATTAAACACTTTTTAAAGGATTTAAACATAACCTTAAATGTTGCAAAAGAACTCAAACTTCACATTCCCGTTTTGGAACTTGCACAAAATTTCTTTAACAAGATGAATGAAGAAGGCTATGCCGAAAAAGGAACGCAGGCAATTTACGAATACTATAAGACCATTTAA